GATACAAGATTCTAATTCAAGTAGCAAATCTCTATTTAGCGCATTTAGTGCTTCGGGGCGTGAAATTTCGACTGTAACAATTTTATCTTGCTTGTTTACTTTTAAATGTTTGTAATCCATTTTATTTTCCTCTTTTTTGATTTGTATTTTATTATAAAGTCTATTCAATTTCGAAGGCGAGAAACATAGCATCATCGGTAAATTCTGATTTGCCGTAAAAAGAAACTATTTTTGAAATGACAGAATCTTTAAATGCTTTTAAATTCGTTTCCTTTCTATATTGATTGAGTATTTGAAGTAGTCCTGTAGACTCTAAGAGTTCTTCCTTTGCATTTATATTTTCTATGAGTCCATCTGTATAAATAAAGAAGCGATCGCCTGATTCATATTTGAATTCGAGAGTCTCTGCAACTGGATCATGTAAACCAAATCCAAGTAGAGTTCCAAATGTTTCAATTTCTCGAAATTCTTCTCCTTTCTTTGCATAGATGAAATAAGGATGGCCTGCATTTCCTAATAGAAATGTTTTGGTTTGAAAGTTAATAAATATATAAAGAGCTGTTGCATGGTGGCTTTTAAATTCTCCAGATATTTTTTGATCTATATATCCGAGAAGTCCAGTGGGATCTAGCTTTAAGTAATAGGGTAGTGTAGATACCATTACTTTTAGCATGGCAGCCACCATCGCAGAGGAGTATCCATGTCCCGCAACATCGGTAATAAAAATTCCAACATTGCCTTCTCTCAACTGTATAAAGTCATAGAAGTCGCCGCCTATTTGGTTATGAGACTGTCTAAATATTTCAAACTTTAAGCCTTTAATAGAAGTAATCTTAGGAAAAAGAGATTCTTGCACTGTTCTTGCTAGCGCCATATCACGGTTAATCGCCATTTTATCTTGTAATAGATCCGCGTAATAACTAATAGCCGCAATTCTTGATTTATTAATATAATATCCTAGAAATGTGCAGTAAGCAATAAACAGATAAGGAATTAAAAACTTATAAGTGAGTTCTAAATCAGCCAAATCTGGAATGGTAAAAGCAATTACGGTATAAAAAATAAAAGAAAAGAAAGATGCTAATAGATACGCATATTTATGAACTCGCATAGATTCATGAATAATAGTGAATGCGATTGCTACGTAGTAGAGTTGCCAATTTAAAAAAGCATTTGCTTCTTGTTTTGAAATGGATGAGAAGATGGATGTAAAAAAGCAAATTAGAGAAAAACTCGCTAGATGATTTATTAGAGTTATCTTTTTATCTGGTCTCTTTTGTAAGATAGATAGCAGACGAAAAAAAGAAAAAAGAAGTCCGGATACAACGATCAAGAAATTTAAATCTATTTTAAAAATAAGAAAGATGCTATAAACAGACCACTGAGTATAAAAAGAGAATAGACTAAAGCGTTTTTCTGATTCTAATTCTTCTTGTAGTTGGATTGTCGATTTGCTAGACATAAAAGGCTTGTTATAATAGCAGTTTCTTCACTGTTTCATTCCTAGGGATTCTGGCAAGCAATTTGATTAAAAAGACTTAATCTTTACCAAGAAGTCTATAAGAAGTAACCTCTGATCCCTTTAGGAAAAGCTTTACTTCTAAACCTTGGTCTAGATGTTTATCAAGAATATTTGCAGTAGTCTGAGCAGTCTTTGCATCTTGGTAGCGTAGAAAAAAAAAGTAAGAGGTGCTTTTAAAGTTATACGGGAATCGATCTGATACGATAAGGCTCACACGGTAATGGTCAGGTCTTACTTCCATTACAATATGGCTGATATGCTTTCGGTTCACGATTCTTTCAAAAAGAGAAAGTCCCCATGGGTTTGTCTCAGCTAGAAGGGTAAAACTGACGATGAGATAGAGTAGGACTTTCATAGATAAACAATGAATCTTCATGAATAAAAATGGAAAGTCGATTTTCTTTTAGCGAATAATTTTTTTAAAATATGAACTCTACTGCAATTTCAAATCTTCAACAAAATGGAACTTACTTTTTAAAGCCAGTAGGCAATATTACTTTAGACGCTCATATTGGACAATTTAATCTATGGGCGAAAGAATACAATGTGGATAATTTCGGTAATCCGCTTGTTGTCTCTACCTCTACGATTAAAGATTTCTTCGATCATCTTCTTACTGATAAAAATAAATACGGCAGAAAGAATCGAGCCTCGACACTGCACGGCTATAAATCAGCTATTAAGAAGTCAGTCTCTAAAACTTTTAAGATGAGTATGGAAGAAAAAGTTGCCTTCGAATTATTCTTTCGAAAGATAAAATTACCAAAAGCTATTCGCTCTATTAAAGCAATGACAATTGACGAATTACAGGCGTTAATCGATGAATCAGATATTCGAACTAGCCTCATGATTCGATTCCTCGTTATATCGGGGCTTCGCATTTCGGAGATGATAAATATACGCCTATCAGATGTTTTACCGTCCGATGATAAAACAGATTTTAATATCTATGTCATTGGCAAAGGAAACAAAGAAGGAATCGTGAGTGGTATCCCCAAGCTTTTAATTTCAGAAATACAAACTGTATTTCAAGGAAAAGAATACTTATTCGAAAGAAATAAAAAACCGAAGCGAGCAAATGAGAATAAAGAAGAAGTAATGAAATATACAAGAAGGCAGATGTATGTTCTCATCGAAAAAGCAGGGCTTTCTATTTTGGGCAAGCGTATTAATCCGCATATGACAAGACATACTTGCGGTCGTATTTTGATGGATAGATTAAAGGATGTGAACAAAGTCCAAGATAGACTCAGGCATTCTTCTGTTCGAACTACCATCGAAAACTATCTTACAACTAAGATTACAAACAAGGATGTAAAGGAAGCGTTTGATGGGATTCTATAGAAGTTGTTTTAACTTATTTTTTAAATTCGAGAGTGATTTTTGTTCCATTCTCGCGATCTATTTGCAATATTCCTTTAAGCTGTTTTGTTAGCATTTCAACAAGTGTCAGTCCAAAGCCAGTTGAGTTTTCAAAACTTACGGTTTCTGGTAATCCGTTTCCATCGTCTTGAATGATTAAAAAAATAAATTGCTGATCATTGTCTGAAATTGTTTTTAAGCCTACCTCAATCTTGATGAATCCCTTTTCTCTGTCTTTAAATGCATATTTCATAATGTTAGTAAGAAGCTCGTTTATAATTATACTGAATGGTTGTAGTCGCTTAGTATCTAAAACGAAATCATCAATCGCTTCTTCAATCTTGACGATTCCACTGTTCGGAAAATTACTGATGATTTGATTAATCAATGCAGGTAGATAACTTTTAATGGAAATATTACTAAAGATGCCGGTCTGATACAATTTATCATACAATACCATCATACTCTGGACACGACTTCCTGCATCTTTGAGTGCTTCGATAGCACTAGGCTCTGTAACTGTTTGCATTTGGAGAACGAGAAAAGCGTTCAAAGTGCTCATATTATTTTTTATACGATGGTGCACTTCTCTTAATATGATTTCTTTTTCAGCTAGAAGGGCATTGATTTTTTCTTCGGCTTTCTTGCTTTCGGTAATGTCTCTTGTTACAGCCAAATGCACTGTCTTTCCGTTTTCTATCATAGGAACTGCGTGAGTTTCTAGCCAGCGACGACCGCCCTTTAGACCTATCATCTCAAATTTTAGCTGAACCGACTCACCTGCAATTACTCGCTCATGCATCTCTTTGAATGCCTTGCGATATTCGGGAGCTATTAAATTTAGCACGGGTTGATTTGCTACCTGCTCGATTGAATCTGCTTCGATCATAGACAATCCGGCTGGGTTCATTTGAATTAATTTTCCTTTAGCATCTACTATTTTAATGCACTCAGGCTCATTTTCTAGGATAGTGCGCAGGTGGGATTCACTTTCTATTAGTTTAGCTTCTGCCAGTCTTCTCCCTTTCTGTTCATGGATCTCGTCAAGAGCACGTCTGATAGCTAGGGGAAGTCTTGTAAGTCTATCTTTCATTACATAATCGGTAGCACCATGCTTAAGAAGTTCAACTGCTTCTTCTCCACTTATGGCACCGGAAACACAAATGAAAGGGGTGTTCGGACTCTTGGACTGTGCTGATAAAAGCGCGACGGATGCATCGAATCCGGGAAGGCGATAGTCGGCAAGAATAATGTCATATTCACCTTTTTCGAGGTAAGCAAGAAAATCTGCTTTATTGGCAGCCAAGTCGATCTCTAAAACCTCTCCAAGGTCAAGAAGATTCTCTCGAATCAGTTCTGCATCAAGAGGGGAATCCTCAAGATGCAGAATACGCAAAGGTGTTTTTTCTTCATTTCCCATGGTTGAATACGCGGTCAGGAGGGAGTTCATTTAGCATTGCCCAAAAGATTCCTAGATTTTTGACCGCATCAATGAATTGGGCAAATTTAACTGGTTTTACTACATAGGCATTCGTTCCCAATTCGTAGGTTCGGATTAAATCTTGCTCTTCTCTAGAAGAGGTCAGCATAACAACTGGAATCATGCAAAGGTTTGCATCTTTTCGAATCGCTCTTAATACTTCGATTCCGTCCATTCTTGGCATCTTTATATCCAGAATTGCTACAGAAGGATTTCCCGGTTCCCGAGATGCATACTTTCCTTCACGACGCAAATACTCTAAAGCTTCCACCCCATCCCGAACAACGATAATTCGATTTGCAAGTTTACTATCAGCAAATGCTTCTAAAGTCAGTTCGATATCATTCGGGTTGTCTTCAGCCAATAAAATTTGTTTTATTTCAGACATTTCTTATTCCTTCCTTTAATTTTGGCAAAGCAAAGTAGAAGGATGCTCCTTTATTCACTTCTGCTTCTGCCCAGATTCTACCACCATGACGGACTATTATGCGTTTTATAGTCGCAAGTCCGATTCCTGTTCCTTCAAATTCGTCCGTAAGATGCATTCTCTGAAACACTCCGAAAAGTTTGCTTGCATATTGCATGTCAAACCCGACTCCATTATCCTTGACAAGGAAAGTAACTTCATTTTTTTCCTCTTGAGAAGATATTTCAATTCTTGGAAAATCGGTTTTATGAGAATACTTTAAAGCATTTTCGATCAGGTTTGCCCACACTTGACGGAGTAGTGTATAATCTCCGTAAACGTTTGGAATTTTCCCAATTACCCATTCAATATTTGGATTTGAACTATTTTTTCTTTGTATTTCCAATACTTCTTTTAGAGCTTTTTCCATATCTACGACTTCTAAATGTAACTCCGCTCTTCCCGTTCGCGAGAATTGAAGCAAAGTATCTATTAGCACGCCCATTTGCCTTGCTGAGCTTGCTATTGTTTCAACATAGTGGAGTCCTTTCTCTGATAGACCATCTTTGCAACGACTGACTAGTAATTCCACATAGCCATCTATATGCCGTAAAGGTGCTCGAAGATCATGCGAGATAGTGTAGGAAAAGGACTCTAGTTCTAAATTGGCTGACTTCAATTGTGCAGTGCGCTCCATTACTCTTTGTTCTAGTTCCTCGTTTAAGCGATGGATTTCTTCTGCTGCTAGTTTTTGTTCTTCAATATCTGATTGGATTTTAGCTGTGAGAGCGTTAAATGTATTCGAAAGCATTCCAAATTCATTTTTGGATTTATATTGACTGCGCGCATTCAAATCACCTTCTCGAAATTGCACAGCGACTCTATTTAATTCAACCAAGGGCTCTTTTATGTTTTTTAAAAGAATCATACTTATAGCAACTACAAACAAAAGAATAAATCCTATGAAAAAAAACAATGAATACATCAGCCTATCCCGTTTCTGCTCAGCGTCCTGGTAAAATTTATCTCCTCTTCTTATTGCAAATTCACTAATTTTGTGGATATCGTTTTTAGATTTTCCAAATGCATGCCTTCTATTCCAGTTTTTCGCATTCGATCTATCGCTTCTTGATTCTTGCCTATTTGACTTAAGTGAATTGTTTCTTTTCGAATAGTCCTCCATTCTATCACGGAAGTTTTAGCATTGTCAATGTCAGTCCTCGGTCCGAGGAAGCGATCATACAAGGTATTAAATTCGATGTCTAACCTCTTTTCATATTCATCAATACTCTGAAGTATCAATATCCTTTCTTTTTCGTCTCTGGCTATCACAAAGTCCTTCATTTCAATGTGAATGGAAAGAGTGTCTTTTTTTATATTTGTTAAAGCACGGCGTACTGTTAAAGGGTGCTCATAGAGACCTTTTGTCTCTTCCCAAATACTATTTGCTTGGTAGTTTGCAATTATTCCTAAGAGAACTACTAGAAAAAGAATACTTCCTAGACCAATTCGCATTTGAGTTGTAAAATTCATTGGAATACCCTCAATCTAAAGAAGAATTTACGCTAATAATAAAATAATTATAATATACTAACCCGCGAAATATGCAAGTATAATTTAAGTGAAATTACTAGCAATAATAGAGTGATATTTATCATTGAATTCTAATTATTCTAAGTCATAAAATCAGCTTCCTCTGTTAAAATTTCGCTATATTCCAATTCTTAATTCAGCTTGGGAACAAAATTATTATGGGATTGACTACAAAGTTATATTCCTGTACTCTGCAATAAATTTATAAACTTCTTAGGAAAGGAGACAATTAGAATGGGAAGAATTGCTTATGTAAACAAGGACGATTGCACATCTTGTAACCAATGTGCGGATAACCTTCCGAAATATTTTCAAATGGATGACAACGATAACTCTGAAACTCATATCAATGGTGAGTTCATTAACAATGCTACTATACCAGAAGAAGATGTCAAAAAAGTTCAAAAGGAAATGGACGAGTGTCCAGGCGAATGTATTAAATGGAAAAAATAATTTCCGTCTAATCTTATTTATTTCTTGGAGTGCCTTTCTGGCACTTCAAACTCAACCAAGCACAAGCTGCATCAAACGTATCTCTTAGGTCTTCAATCTTTACGGGATTGGTTTTAGGATAGACAAGACCAATTGTTTTCATTTCTGAATCTGTCGGTAAAAACCCATGATTGTAATAACTCATCTCGCGGTATATTTCGTTTATACTCAGTGATTCTGAAAATGCCATATTGACTTTAGAATGTAAAATTCCTTTTGCAGATTTATTTAACCTAGTCTTTACTTGTTTTAATTCTTCCTCTGTGTCTAAAAGGGCAAATGGACATTCTGTGCTAATTCTATTTTTCAAATCTTCTATGTCTAAACTTGTGGATAATGCATCTTTCTCTTTATTCTCTACGAGTAGGGCAATTCCACCCAATGTCTTAAAGAAGTATTTCCATTTTGATTCTTTTGTATCAATTGCACCCATTGACATTAAAATCTTATTGGGAGCACATACACTTTTTACTTCTTTAAAGCCATGATCGGAAACCACAATCAAGCCAAGGTTTGGATTGTCATATAAATCAATTTTACGGATGAGCCTTCCGAGTAAAGAGTCGATTTTCTTTAACTTCTCTTCTGCGGCTAAGCTGTATATTCCTTTCTCATGGTGAATAGAGTCAAGATCGGTTGTATAGATAAGGAAAATGGCAGGCTTCTTTAATTCCCAGAGAGAAATTGCATTTTCTATTTTTTCTGTGTCGCCTGTCGTCTCTAGAACGCTAAGTCCTGTATCTTTTTTGAGTTCTCTGTAGAGATTCTTAGTTGATACAGCTTTGAGTAATTTTTCATCTTCGTCTGTCTTAGATCTCCAATACTGCGGGATATTATAGTCAATATCCGCTCCAACGGTAACAGGCCAGTAAAGAGAAGCAGTCTTTAATCCTTTATCGCGAGCAAAATCTAAAATGGTTTTTACTTGAATGTCTTCATCATACCACATCCAACCGGAGAGATATTTCTTAAAAGGATCAGTCGGTGAATTATAAATAATCCCATGCAGAATCGGATCCGTTCCGGTTAACATAGAAGTATGCGCAGGATAGGTAAGAGTAGGGTAGGTTGAGTCTACTGAATTAGAAAAATGAGATTTTGCAGCGAGCTTATTTAGATTAGGCGTTAGGTCTTTAAACTTAGAGTCTGAAGCATTGTAATACCCGGGAAATCCGTCTATGGAAAGAATGATTAACTTTCGATTTTGAAACAAAGTAGCAGATGCAATATCTCGCTCGATTAGATTGCATGAAAATAAAAAGAATACCACCGATGCACCGACTTGCACGAGCCTGTAGACACGGATGATATAGTGGATAAGGTTTGATAGCTTTTTTCGCAAATGAGTCAAACTAAAACAGATCCTAAACAATAGAGTTGTTGAAAATTAGAAGAACGGTGTCATGGTGAGGCTCTCGAATCCATGACTTTATTGAGTAAAGTCGCCCTTCGACAGGCTCAGGGTGACAATTTCTCAACAAGTTTAATATTGACCTTTTATCGGTATTCATCAGTGGTAATCTTAAAATTTAAAATTCAAAACGATAGCCGACATCCATTTGCCAGTCTTGATTATTTGTAATTGGATTTCTTCTTGCTATGGGGCTAAGCTGTATATTCCAACCAGTTGTTTTTTCATCATTAAATTTTCTTGGTGTTCTCTTTGCCCAGAAATATCCATAGATCGCTGAATGAATCAATTGCAATGCATAAATTCCTGCGGCAGCCGCAAGCACTTTATCGGCATTAGCCACTTGCTGATTGAAATCATCCTTAGATTGTAGATACTTATATAATTTGATTGGAGTGTTATAACTATTTTGATAATTCTTTAAGTCAGTGCTTAGACTTGCGGCAGTTGTGGCAGTTGTAGCCGTGCTTGCAGAAGCAGAAGCAAATGTTGAGAGTAAGAGTGGCTGGACGATTAAATCCGTAATCAACTTATCGTCTATCGACTTTTCTAGGCTATTAAGAGAGGCTTTATATCCAGCACCACCTAAAGATGTTACAATGAATAAAGAAGTATATACAGAGCCGAGTCCACTGTCTCTCCCATACGTTAGTCCCCATCCTGGGACTAATGCAGAGCGCCAAACAATCGACCACATGGATCGCGGCTTAGAGTAATAATCCTCAATGTCAGGATCAACATCTAGAAATTTCTCCAGGCGTCGAGTTCTCTTTCTTAGATCTTCAATATCACCTTCCATTCTTTCAATTTTTGCTTTTGCGTTTTCTCCGGTAAGGGATTTTAATTCAGATACTTCTGTTTCTAGTTTTTTAATTCGCTCTTCAAAGCTGAGGTTTAATAATTCCTGTTTTCTTTGTTCTTCTAATGCTTTGACAATTTCCTCTTCGAGTAGTCTTGCTTCTTCTCTAGCCTCTTCTTGTTCTTCGTCTTTTGTTTTAGTAGGTTTTTTGGCTGCCTTTTCTTGCTTCATCTTCTGCACTTCTTCTTTGGCAATCTTTTCTTCTAGTTCTGGAGTTTTCGCGTAAACGACTCTACGAATTTTACCTTTTGGAACTTTGAATTCTTTTCCTTTTAGCGTATAAGTAAGAGTATCCACATCTTGAGCCTTGAGGGTCATTTTAATAATAGTTCCATCTTTTAGAACTAACGTTTCAGAAAGCAGGAATTGAAACGGTAAATAGAATAGAATTACTGTGAGTAGTTTTTTCATGTTGTTCTCTTTAAATAAATAATTTCCAACGTGAGTTAATTTTTTTAATAAAAGCTAAATAGGCAAGAGAAAAATATTTATTCGAGTTGATAAATTTGATACAGGAGTAATGTATCAACCTATGAAAATTTTAATAAAAATAATATTTGTCCTAAGTATCCTCATGGTATGTGGTTCAGTCCTAGCAAAAGATAA
This region of Leptospiraceae bacterium genomic DNA includes:
- a CDS encoding MCP four helix bundle domain-containing protein, translating into MNFTTQMRIGLGSILFLVVLLGIIANYQANSIWEETKGLYEHPLTVRRALTNIKKDTLSIHIEMKDFVIARDEKERILILQSIDEYEKRLDIEFNTLYDRFLGPRTDIDNAKTSVIEWRTIRKETIHLSQIGKNQEAIDRMRKTGIEGMHLENLKTISTKLVNLQ
- a CDS encoding response regulator encodes the protein MSEIKQILLAEDNPNDIELTLEAFADSKLANRIIVVRDGVEALEYLRREGKYASREPGNPSVAILDIKMPRMDGIEVLRAIRKDANLCMIPVVMLTSSREEQDLIRTYELGTNAYVVKPVKFAQFIDAVKNLGIFWAMLNELPPDRVFNHGK
- a CDS encoding ferredoxin, which translates into the protein MGRIAYVNKDDCTSCNQCADNLPKYFQMDDNDNSETHINGEFINNATIPEEDVKKVQKEMDECPGECIKWKK
- a CDS encoding HAMP domain-containing protein, translated to MILLKNIKEPLVELNRVAVQFREGDLNARSQYKSKNEFGMLSNTFNALTAKIQSDIEEQKLAAEEIHRLNEELEQRVMERTAQLKSANLELESFSYTISHDLRAPLRHIDGYVELLVSRCKDGLSEKGLHYVETIASSARQMGVLIDTLLQFSRTGRAELHLEVVDMEKALKEVLEIQRKNSSNPNIEWVIGKIPNVYGDYTLLRQVWANLIENALKYSHKTDFPRIEISSQEEKNEVTFLVKDNGVGFDMQYASKLFGVFQRMHLTDEFEGTGIGLATIKRIIVRHGGRIWAEAEVNKGASFYFALPKLKEGIRNV
- a CDS encoding serine/threonine-protein phosphatase yields the protein MSSKSTIQLQEELESEKRFSLFSFYTQWSVYSIFLIFKIDLNFLIVVSGLLFSFFRLLSILQKRPDKKITLINHLASFSLICFFTSIFSSISKQEANAFLNWQLYYVAIAFTIIHESMRVHKYAYLLASFFSFIFYTVIAFTIPDLADLELTYKFLIPYLFIAYCTFLGYYINKSRIAAISYYADLLQDKMAINRDMALARTVQESLFPKITSIKGLKFEIFRQSHNQIGGDFYDFIQLREGNVGIFITDVAGHGYSSAMVAAMLKVMVSTLPYYLKLDPTGLLGYIDQKISGEFKSHHATALYIFINFQTKTFLLGNAGHPYFIYAKKGEEFREIETFGTLLGFGLHDPVAETLEFKYESGDRFFIYTDGLIENINAKEELLESTGLLQILNQYRKETNLKAFKDSVISKIVSFYGKSEFTDDAMFLAFEIE
- a CDS encoding tyrosine-type recombinase/integrase codes for the protein MNSTAISNLQQNGTYFLKPVGNITLDAHIGQFNLWAKEYNVDNFGNPLVVSTSTIKDFFDHLLTDKNKYGRKNRASTLHGYKSAIKKSVSKTFKMSMEEKVAFELFFRKIKLPKAIRSIKAMTIDELQALIDESDIRTSLMIRFLVISGLRISEMINIRLSDVLPSDDKTDFNIYVIGKGNKEGIVSGIPKLLISEIQTVFQGKEYLFERNKKPKRANENKEEVMKYTRRQMYVLIEKAGLSILGKRINPHMTRHTCGRILMDRLKDVNKVQDRLRHSSVRTTIENYLTTKITNKDVKEAFDGIL
- a CDS encoding alkaline phosphatase family protein, producing the protein MTHLRKKLSNLIHYIIRVYRLVQVGASVVFFLFSCNLIERDIASATLFQNRKLIILSIDGFPGYYNASDSKFKDLTPNLNKLAAKSHFSNSVDSTYPTLTYPAHTSMLTGTDPILHGIIYNSPTDPFKKYLSGWMWYDEDIQVKTILDFARDKGLKTASLYWPVTVGADIDYNIPQYWRSKTDEDEKLLKAVSTKNLYRELKKDTGLSVLETTGDTEKIENAISLWELKKPAIFLIYTTDLDSIHHEKGIYSLAAEEKLKKIDSLLGRLIRKIDLYDNPNLGLIVVSDHGFKEVKSVCAPNKILMSMGAIDTKESKWKYFFKTLGGIALLVENKEKDALSTSLDIEDLKNRISTECPFALLDTEEELKQVKTRLNKSAKGILHSKVNMAFSESLSINEIYREMSYYNHGFLPTDSEMKTIGLVYPKTNPVKIEDLRDTFDAACAWLSLKCQKGTPRNK
- a CDS encoding PAS domain S-box protein; this encodes MNSLLTAYSTMGNEEKTPLRILHLEDSPLDAELIRENLLDLGEVLEIDLAANKADFLAYLEKGEYDIILADYRLPGFDASVALLSAQSKSPNTPFICVSGAISGEEAVELLKHGATDYVMKDRLTRLPLAIRRALDEIHEQKGRRLAEAKLIESESHLRTILENEPECIKIVDAKGKLIQMNPAGLSMIEADSIEQVANQPVLNLIAPEYRKAFKEMHERVIAGESVQLKFEMIGLKGGRRWLETHAVPMIENGKTVHLAVTRDITESKKAEEKINALLAEKEIILREVHHRIKNNMSTLNAFLVLQMQTVTEPSAIEALKDAGSRVQSMMVLYDKLYQTGIFSNISIKSYLPALINQIISNFPNSGIVKIEEAIDDFVLDTKRLQPFSIIINELLTNIMKYAFKDREKGFIKIEVGLKTISDNDQQFIFLIIQDDGNGLPETVSFENSTGFGLTLVEMLTKQLKGILQIDRENGTKITLEFKK